AACCGGCAGCATACTGTTTCAAACCTTCTAGTAAAAATTGTGGACATAACCAAACGGAGATTATCATAATGCCAGAGAAAATATGACGgagtagaaaataaaaaaccaaaacctACGTGGGAAATTTAATACGGAAGCGCACATATTGATCTCCACGATCAACAAAAAGTCCATGTTTTGGCAATCCTGGACCAGTTCCACGGTTAGGTATTCTggcttttcccttttcttttcttaaatcaAAGTTCTACGAAAAGATGGGGTGAAAAGGCATACCTTTCCCTCTCAGTATTAAGAGCTGTCCCGGCTGAACGCCTTTTGGTATCTGATTCAAGAATAAAAGCAACGTCAAGTGagtttaaaactttaaattgcATTTATCGTGCTCACTATTTATTTTCgtgaaaattaaatgtataagtAATAACTTCGAAATTGATTGGTCTTCTAATTAGTGCATCTACAATTTAAGGTACATTTTAATAACACAATTTATCCTACACAAGTAAACTGATACTAAAATAGCNaaaaaaaaaaaaaagagacctAAGAGTATTACCCGCTCTCTTGGTAACTTAAGAACCCTAGCTAATTGATCTAAGAACTCTCATGAACCTCTCATAGATGTGCAAACTCCTATATCACAAATGCTAAAACCCCTCAATCAAAATGACTTCATCCCGAATGATTGTAAATCTTGGGatttttatctaacaatcttaGCCAAAAAAGATTAGCAAGAAATGGAGATGCACAAGTCAGCACACCACAATCTCTTATCCATGGCATTAGACAAAGTAAATCTCTCCAATTTAGCCATTAAACTTTAAACAAAGCCATCCTTCAACCTCCAGATCATAGCAATCCTGTTGGAAGTCAAATCCCACGACTCtgagaaataaacttaatattACCGAAGCGAAAAGTTTATGGAGTCCAAAAGGGCAAGTTGAactataagaaatattttcataaattatccACAGATCCAACCAAAAGACTTCGGCTGTGGAGAAGCGGGGCAGCAACTAGAGGCTTTAGATCATCTTATTGTACTCGAAGTCCGTCTAACCCAAACTTACTCACAACAACTGGCTGGAAGCAAGGATCCAATGCGATACGGGACTCCAATAGttttgattttcctttcattttggaGTTGTGTTTCTAACAGAATTTTGCAATTTCTCTCCTTACTCGATACCGTCCAATTGGATTGTCATTGTGAAATACTGTTCTTGAAAATTTGGTCCTCTTTGGCGCAACAAtagcatttttcttaaaaggaaaagtcctAAATATACCATGTTTTCCTTTACTCTCTGAGTTCAGATTTCTTGTAGTTGCAAgctattttgaaataaaggaaaacaactatgtaagaaaaagaattgataaGAACAATGATTTTAAGCATTACATTTATTTCTATCTTGCCTGACAACGTTGGAACCTCAACCTTGCCACCAAGAATAGCCTGAAAGAGTAATTTGAAGCCAAATTTGATGAATATAGAATTTATTGACAAAGGTAAGAGCAATTAATGAATaacacaataaaaataataagtaatTAACTATtgtacaaaaaataaaaacaagataaaaaaaatgagaaggaactcaaaagaagaaacaattcCCGCAGAGAGACAAAAACCCCGACAATCCCACGAAATAActctcatttcttttaataatttgaaaatgggCACGATGGATAGCAAGTATGGCGTACTGCCATAAGACAATATGAGAAAAAGATGTTTACTTAGAGACAATTAGTAAGGAGCAATAACTTATAAGCCAGTGGAGGGAGGTGATTCCAAATTTCTAACCAGCATAAAGGTCAAATCTATAAAGATtgaatagagagaaaaaagtaaTCAGAAAAATGCATGACAAGTGAGCAGATTCGGTTGACCGGAGAAAAACTACCACAACTAATGAAAAGCATATCCACTCGAGAAGAAATATAGACATTCAAACTCCAGTAAGGATTTGATTTCTCACTTGAGTAAAGCTGACATTAGAATCCACATAAATGTCCACACCATCCCTCTTAAAGACACGATCTTCAGCAACctaaaacattgaaaaaataatattagaatATTAGGGAAAATGGCTATCCCTTTATCAATCTAGCGATTTGACATTCATGACTAAAAACACCAAAGAAACCAATTccattaaaagtaaaaaggaaATCATGCGAAGAGCACATAATAACACATTGCCCTTATTTAAATTGAACTCAGTACTAAATAGAGATCGTTTGTACATGGCATGAGAAGAAAATTGATCGTGGAAATAATGAAAACAGTTCAAAAGtacttttctttaaaaaataagaaatctattattaagaaatataGCCACAAGGTATTTAATAAAGAACAAGTGAACAATCAAAGATCAAACacaagttatttattttcatatgaaaCAAAGTTTTAGTTTAGATGATGAAGTTCCAAAAGGTAGCTATCAGTGTGTTTACAGAAAACAACTCCAATATGAGATTCAAATATAAGTTAGTGGATCGCAACATTCTTGAAGGGCTTAGTTCTCTTGAAACAGGGAGAAGGAACAGGTGGTCACATTGAGCATAGTTAGTAAGTCATGTGCAAGTGCATTTACAAGGACAGACATTGCTAAAGTAAGCTGAAGGAAAATATAAGTGAGTTTTTGCCTTCAATTTAATAATCAAGTTGCCAGATTGACTTTCTCGTCCACCGCTACTACCAGCTTCTGGCACACGAATGGTATCTCCAGAATCAACCCCTAATGCattacaataattataaatattaaaaaaatatattctacatgagaataaaacattacGAAGTTTCATGTACTCTGTGAGTTAAAAGTTGTTCATGTAAGAATACAATTGAAGAACACTAAAGAGTAAAATTCTTGTGAACAATTCCAATATAACCTAACAACTTAAGTTTATGGACATCACATTCAAGTTTAAGTCATTGCAGTATCTCATTCTCTCCTTGATTCAAATATAATACCAACACAAGCGTGTTTCAAgtaacaaaaaagaaacaaattttacagaattaaaaaaaaaaaaattctaataagtaaattaaatCTAATCTAACAACTTaaccttttgaaaaaaaaaaaacgtttacgaaattaaagcattttaaattgatagctgacaagtaaaataaattatagccgaatcaaattaattgaattcaaGTAGGCTTATCTAAAGTGTTGCAGTTGCCCAACAAATTCTACATAATATATCGATCATGTTCTATTTCATTCAATATGCAACATGATAAACAATCAAGTGGTTAGGACCAACCAGCAGGTATGGTAACTGTGACCTCCTTGACACCCGCCACAACCCCCATTCCCCTGCATTCCACACATAATTCCTGAAGtataccaaaaaagaaaaacaaagaaataaatcatTGAAACAagattggaaaggaaaaagatctAAAAGAACTAAAATCTTTGAAGTATACATCAAACCTTAATGATTTGACCCGATCCTTTGCAAGTGGTGCATGTTGATGTAAATGGAGGAATAGTAACCTGATGATTAAACTACTCAAATCTGAAAGAAAATAGCATGAAAATTGACAAAGCATTGTTCCCGATTTGCACgtaatttatgatttgaagGCACTTACTCTACCTAAACCTCTGCAAGTAGGGCAACTTCTTTTCGTTGCATTTACTGGAAAGCCACGCCCATCTAAAACAAAGACCAAAGGCCACAAACTTAAAAGAGGAAACAAAATTGCTAAAACTCTTCTATTGCTTGAGAAATTAACTGGGGGTAAACGCAAGGCAAATAGATAAAAACTACAATTCAAGCAATCATCAATTAGCAATCAGCAACCATAAcattttgtgtgtgtgtgcatGTGTGTCTATGTAATCCACACTTTTTCATTAATTGGTATGACGTATTTAGATCTCAACATGACTTGAGTTTTGCAGACAACCAGGCTTACTTACAGCAAGAATCACAGGGAACCATAGCATCAAAGGACAAATGCTTTGTGCATCCTTTAGCAGCTTCTGTAAAAGATAATGACAGGGCAACCTACAAAAAATCAAGCATATTACATGGTTTGTATTAGAAATTTAGGAGAACtgagtaaaataaaaattgggcACAAACTAAAAACCTGAATATCTGAGGCAAAACGGCTGGTCTCATGTTCAAAGATCTGTGAAGCATCAAAATACTTTAAAACTTCCAATTCAATTGATGAGTAGGAATAAGAGGTTAAAAGCAAGTACCTCAGagaaaatcttttgaaatgaGTCAGAAAAATGGGTTCGATAAGTATAGCTAAACCCATCTGCGTCACCAGTACCAAAACCTGCATTTTCAAATTCTCCACCGCGCCTCTTCAGCCACATAGATATACACAGTACAAACAAGTCAGCAAAAAGCAAACAGCTATCTTCACTTATCCATAAAAGTTATCGttaacaataaaacaaataaacaaataagaagaaaagtgGGACAGGATGCAGAAGCTATAGAATATTTCTCTAGTAATTTAGGAGTTGCCACCTGGTCATATTGGGATCTCTTCTCAGAATCCTGTAGAGTctgaaatttccaaaaaaagaaaaaatgaatctGCCGTAGGTATTGAACGTAAGGGGCTAAAGGAAAAGCAATTTTGTTAGTTAATAGTACAAAActatagaataaaaatatttggctagtgaaaaaaacaaacatcCACAGGAAGGAGATATGGAAGACTTAAAACCAATGACACCAACAAACCTCATAGGCTTCTCTTATCTCCTGAAATTTCCTCTTGGCAGAAGGATTGTTCTTGTTTGCATCCGGATGGTACTTTTTGGCCAACTGCACAATATAagcaataattaaaattttagcaGGTGAATGCGAGCCAAGAGGTATctgttgaaaagaaaaggcatatAATAGGTGACAAGAAATGTGGCCACTGCATTGGTTAACAACACAGAATTTTCATCAATCTTATTAGGCCATGGATATGTGTAGTGCAACAAAAGGTACAGATAacgaagaataaataataagtgaCCCGTTTTGGTTCGTAACAGTTCCATAAAAGTAGTTTAGTCTTTGTCACTAAAATTATTCAAAGAATTCAGTagatattttgaataaagatTTAAGACTAAGACAAAACAAgcataaaagtttaaaaaccCATAGAAATCAGCTATTGATGAATAGAATGCATAAAACACACAAATATATTAGAGATTTGCTTCGCACACTGAAGGCAATGGCATAGTTGAGAGGGAAGCTTAAAATTATAGAGAACATAGGCGAGTAAGGTAGcaactttgaaaaaaaaatatatatgaaaggGGAAACTTAAAATTACAAGAAGTTACAATCACATTCCCTTCATATTCGATTTCATTGATCCACTCACCGCATGGTATGCCTTCTTAATCTCTTCTCGACTGGCATTGTGTTGAACCCCGAGAATTTCATAGTAATCTCGTTCAATAGAATGACATGAACCTAGAGACATGCACAATGATAAAGTCCGGATGAGCAAGATTTCAATACTACCTTAAATATTAGGTACATTTACTGAATTAAACAGTCATTAGGGCTGCAGGTAATGGAAGAGAAGGAAACACCTGTGGCATGTATGAAACATCTACTCGCCGGAAATCCTGTGGCGAAGTCAGGAGCTTTACCGACGGCAGAAGAACATGATTGCAACGCTGATTCACATTTAGAGCCCGAAAAGcaaatcaacaaaacagaaaataaagcTCAGATGGTCAGGACAAAAAAGaatggaagagagaaagaagaaagaaatggtGAACTCGTCAATCCTTCAGCTGAAGGTGGCAAGGAATTACCTCGAgcacaagaaaaaaattggCGTAACGATGAAACTTTTCCGAGCGGGAGCCGGGGATCAATGGACGACCCTCCTACAGATGAGAGTAATTGCCGCCGGCACTACATTTAATAGTATTAGCAACGTCGATAAAGAGCAGCGATGAAGACAATTGATCACAAATACTGATACGTGTAAACTCACCAGCCCTAGCCAGCCGAGGCGTTTCATAACGAAGCAAAATCGCAGTAAACGCGCAGAAATGCAACTATTGATCACGAGAACTTATATGTAATAAGAAATCAGAACTGCATCAACCGGTTAAACAATTAGATGCTAATGTGAGAGAAGACAAATCGAATGAACTCGAACGACAGAAACGAAAGAAATTCGCCGGTCGCCGGCAAAGTACGGTGTTCCGTGCTCCCACAGACCGGGCCTCTGGAGGTTTATTGggttattttatgttatgatCGCTCGGTAATGGTATGGGGATCGCTTTGTTGGGGTTCAAGTCTAACAAATATCGAACGGCGCTGATGAATAAGGCGTTGTGTCGCCGGTTTAGGGCAATATTTATACCTTCGGTTTTTTTGGACCCACAAAAGGGCAGACCATTGTATACCTTTGTGCCAATGCGCACACAAAGCAATCGATGACTCGGTGGCTCGGCGCTTCAGAGGTCGCCGCTCGAACGAACTCGGTGATGAAGACGACTCTCCGCTCCGGCACCGGACGGTAAGCCCTGTACTTTTACCTCTCTGTTTTCCTAGCTACCATTACAACAGCTCCGAGTTTCATCGTTTTATTATCCACTTCTGATCTGAACCAAAAAGCTGTTGATTCCATAATTACAgaattcattttcttctccgaGCATGGAGGCCTATATCGTCACATACTTCGCCAGTCGACTCTTCGGACATCATTTCTGCCGTATCTCCCAAAACCCTACAAAAAGGTGGCGACAATGGCAACTTCAAGCAGGACTTTATGAAGCTCAAGTCACCTCGGAGTAGCGTGACCACCGTACTTCAGAGTGGTAACTGTGAAGCTCAAAGAACCTCAATCACTAAGCTCCGGCGTGTTGTCAAGAAGCTCTGCAAATCGAAGCGCTTTGAGCGTGCGCTAGAGGTTGGCAATTAACAGtttggaaattgaaattgaaattgaaatttcttcattttatccCAATGGAAGAACAGAATCATGATCACAAAGTAATGCATCTCACTGTATAATTCATaggtttcttataaaattgcTATACATTCTTACATTCAGGTACTAATGTTGATGGAAACTCAAAATAAGATCCGTATGTCCCCGGCTGATCATGCTCTCCGATTGGAATTGACCATCAAACTGCACGGTTTGCTGAAAGCTGAAGAACTCTTCAATCAATTGCCCAACATAGCCTCTCAGAAAGCTTCatctctccttcttcttcatggTTATGTCAAAGAGAAGAACACAGAGAAAGCTGAGGCTTTCATGGCGAAGCTAAAGGGCTTGGGACTGGTTGTGGATCCGCATCTTTACAATGAGATGATGAAACTGTATGTCGCCACATCTCAAAATGAGAAAGTT
The nucleotide sequence above comes from Cucurbita pepo subsp. pepo cultivar mu-cu-16 chromosome LG11, ASM280686v2, whole genome shotgun sequence. Encoded proteins:
- the LOC111805134 gene encoding chaperone protein dnaJ 1, mitochondrial isoform X2 encodes the protein MKRLGWLGLCRRQLLSSVGGSSIDPRLPLGKVSSLRQFFSCARALQSCSSAVGKAPDFATGFPASRCFIHATGSCHSIERDYYEILGVQHNASREEIKKAYHALAKKYHPDANKNNPSAKRKFQEIREAYETLQDSEKRSQYDQRRGGEFENAGFGTGDADGFSYTYRTHFSDSFQKIFSEIFEHETSRFASDIQVALSLSFTEAAKGCTKHLSFDAMVPCDSCYGRGFPVNATKRSCPTCRGLGRVTIPPFTSTCTTCKGSGQIIKELCVECRGMGVVAGVKEVTVTIPAGVDSGDTIRVPEAGSSGGRESQSGNLIIKLKVAEDRVFKRDGVDIYVDSNVSFTQAILGGKVEVPTLSGKIEINIPKGVQPGQLLILRGKGLPKHGLFVDRGDQYVRFRIKFPTEINERQRAILEEFAEEEIKNGIDNSNEASWLYQQLSTG
- the LOC111805134 gene encoding chaperone protein dnaJ 1, mitochondrial isoform X1, with the translated sequence MKRLGWLGLCRRQLLSSVGGSSIDPRLPLGKVSSLRQFFSCARALQSCSSAVGKAPDFATGFPASRCFIHATGSCHSIERDYYEILGVQHNASREEIKKAYHALAKKYHPDANKNNPSAKRKFQEIREAYETLQDSEKRSQYDQRRGGEFENAGFGTGDADGFSYTYRTHFSDSFQKIFSEIFEHETSRFASDIQVALSLSFTEAAKGCTKHLSFDAMVPCDSCYGRGFPVNATKRSCPTCRGLGRVTIPPFTSTCTTCKGSGQIIKELCVECRGMGVVAGVKEVTVTIPAGVDSGDTIRVPEAGSSGGRESQSGNLIIKLKVAEDRVFKRDGVDIYVDSNVSFTQAILGGKVEVPTLSGKIEINIPKGVQPGQLLILRGKGLPKHGLFVDRGDQYVRFRIKFPTEINERQRAILEEFAEEEIKNGIDNSNEASWWQQILNHVGEPKFVIELSLLILLAVFLSKTMG
- the LOC111805134 gene encoding chaperone protein dnaJ 1, mitochondrial isoform X3; amino-acid sequence: MKRLGWLGLCRRQLLSSVGGSSIDPRLPLGKVSSLRQFFSCARALQSCSSAVGKAPDFATGFPASRCFIHATGSCHSIERDYYEILGVQHNASREEIKKAYHALAKKYHPDANKNNPSAKRKFQEIREAYETLQDSEKRSQYDQRRGGEFENAGFGTGDADGFSYTYRTHFSDSFQKIFSEIFEHETSRFASDIQVALSLSFTEAAKGCTKHLSFDAMVPCDSCYGRGFPVNATKRSCPTCRGLGRVTIPPFTSTCTTCKGSGQIIKELCVECRGMGVVAGVKEVTVTIPAGVDSGDTIRVPEAGSSGGRESQSGNLIIKLKVAEDRVFKRDGVDIYVDSNVSFTQAILGGKVEVPTLSDTKRRSAGTALNTERERIAKTWTFC